TACCTGTTCTCGCAACTGACTATCCGTATCTCTTCAGATCTGCTCGAGTCATGATGGGTGGTAATCCTTCCCCAGGTCTGCTGATCTCACCACGTCACAGACAAGGGCTTCACGGCCGAAAATCGCTATCAGTTCCGTTTGAGACTTGTCTCTGAATGACCATAGCTTGGTAAATTGAGTTCTTGCTCGTGTTGCTTGCCATTGAATGTTGGTTGCATGGTTGATACTTCGGCTAGGCTCTCACTGGANNNNNNNNNNNNNNNNNNNNNNNNNNNNNNNNNNNNNNNNNNNNNNNNNNNNNNNNNNNNNNNNNNNNNNNNNNNNNNNNNNNNNNNNNNNNNNNNNNNNNNNNNNNNNNNNNNNNNNNNNNNNNNNNNNNNNNNNNNNNNNNNNNNNNNNNNNNNNNNNNNNNNNNNNNNNNNNNNNNNNNNNNNNNNNNNNNNNNNNNNNNNNNNNNNNNNNNNNNNNNNNNNNNNNNNNNNNNNNNNNNNNNNNNNNNNNNNNNNNNNNNNNNNNNNNNNNNNNNNNNNNNNNNNNNNNNNNNNNNNNNNNNNNNNNNNNNNNNNNNNNNNNNNNNNNNNNNNNNNNNNNNNNNNNNNNNNNNNNNNNNNNNNNNNNNNNNNNNNNNNNNNNNNNNNNNNNNNNNNNNNNNNNNNNNNNNNNNNNNNNNNNNNNNNNNNNNNNNNNNNNNNNNNNNNNNNNNNNNNNNNNNNNNNNNNNNNNNNNNNNNNNNNNNNNNNNNNNNNNNNNNNNNNNNNNNNNNNNNNNNNNNNNNNNNNNNNNNNNNNNNNNNNNNNNNNNNNNNNNNNNNNNNNNNNNNNNNNNNNNNNNNNNNNNNNNNNNNNNNNNNNNNNNNNNNNNNNNNNNNNNNNNNNNNNNNNNNNNNNNNNNNNNNNNNNNNNNNNNNNNNNNNNNNNNNNNNNNNNNNNNNNNNNNNNNNNNNNNNNNNNNNNNNNNNNNNNNNNNNNNNNNNNNNNNNNNNNNNNNNNNNNNNNNNNNNNNNNNNNNNNNNNNNNNNNNNNNNNNNNNNNNNNNNNNNNNNNNNNNNNNNNNNNNNNNNNNNNNNNNNNNNNNNNNNNNNNNNNNNNNNNNNNNNNNNNNNNNNNNNNNNNNNNNNNNNNNNNNNNNNNNNNNNNNNNNNNNNNNNNNNNNNNNNNNNNNNNNNNNNNNNNNNNNNNNNNNNNNNNNNNNNNNNNNNNNNNNNNNNNNNNNNNNNNNNNNNNNNNNNNNNNNNNNNNNNNNNNNNNNGCTCCTCAGCCGAGGGGTGGTTGTGCAAATTCTGTCGGAAGTACTTGTTCAACGAACGATGACCAAGCTGCACTTGCCGGGGAGGGAAGGTGAAGTTCGTAATCGTCATAAAAGACGGCACGCGTAGGTTTGTGGGCGTGAGAATGCCAGCCATCCGCTTGGTGTCTTTGTCTCGGATCTTGTCGGGAGTGATGTGGGTGCTTGTCGAGGCGCTCGAACTGGTGGATATGGCCTTCAGCCGGCACCGCAGTAAGATCAGCTGAGTCCAAAGACGACTCTGAACTATCCGTCTCCCAACCGTCTGCCCCTtcgccatcctcaacctcagctcCATCCTCTCCTGTGAGCTTAGAAGGACGGCGTGCCCCGAGCTTCGCTCCCTCCACTTGTCTCGTTCGCAACCGAGCCATCGTCACTCATCTCCCCATCGTCAGAGTAGGTGCTCCTGAAATCATAGAAATCACCAATCTCAAGCTGGTCACGCTCAGTTTCGTAGGGGATCTTGCAGTGGCCTGTATCGCGCATGTGTGTCTGAATGCCAAACATGGACAATTTAATCTTATCACAGTACAGGCACTGATGGTGTTCTCGGATTTTATCTTGGAGTTGCTTGAGCAAGCCgtcgatatcaacaagataCTTCTTCTCGGGGATGAACATGCCATGAAAGCGTTCCATATGATGTGTGTTGAGAGGAATGGTTGGAGAAGTATAGTTGCAGAACAAGCATGATTCCAGGGTCAAGTTAGGATCCTGAGTAGCGGGAACGGGTGTAGCTGAGTCGGAGGCCCTGTTGGCGTCGTTATCGTCTTGTGCAGCGTCTTTAACTGAGGGCTGGGGGTGTGAGGGACGCTTGACAGGAGATGGCCTCTGCTCAGTGATGCTCGCCTTCTGGAGgccttcaacaacatggcTGAATTCTTCCTCAGCGTCTGAATCAACCTCTCCTTGGCTGGGTGCAATAGGTTCGCCGAGGGAGAACGTAGAGCTGACGATCGAGGTTGTTTCGTCGTCAACTCGACCAGAAACAGTTTGTCCACTACTGGCTTCCTTTGCCTTGTGCTTCTGACTCGACAGGTGGTTCTGGAATGCATTTTCGCTGTAGTATGTCTTCTCGCAAACGTCACATACACGTTCGAAATAGGCTTTGTCTGCTTCAGCGCTTGACACCGCCCTGGCTTGCAGAACCTTCTCGGTGAAGACGTCAGAGGAAATGGGAGGCAGCGAGGCAACTCGGCGTTTGAGGTTGTATCGGCTTTCAGTAATTAGCCTCAGCTTCAACAAAAGATCT
This genomic stretch from Fusarium oxysporum f. sp. lycopersici 4287 chromosome 2, whole genome shotgun sequence harbors:
- a CDS encoding hypothetical protein (At least one base has a quality score < 10); this translates as MASVQASGAASHPYTCNTCQVAYRNIDLQKGHMKSDWHRYNLKRRVASLPPISSDVFTEKVLQARAVSSAEADKAYFERVCDVCEKTYYSENAFQNHLSSQKHKAKEASSGQTVSGRVDDETTSIVSSTFSLGEPIAPSQGEVDSDAEEEFSHVVEGLQKASITEQRPSPVKRPSHPQPSVKDAAQDDNDANRASDSATPVPATQDPNLTLESCLFCNYTSPTIPLNTHHMERFHGMFIPEKKYLVDIDGLLKQLQDKIREHHQCLYCDKIKLSMFGIQTHMRDTGHCKIPYETERDQLEIGDFYDFRSTYSDDGEMSDDGSVANETSGGSEARGTPSF